The Pedobacter frigiditerrae genomic sequence CTAATAATATTTTAGTTCCGTTGTTTAATGTAATTAAGTGCTTGCTTCCTGTAACGTTACGGGCAGCGCCATGAAAGGCAATCTTCATATATATTTGGTTTATTTTTAATATTTAAGAAAAAATTGATAAAACATTTTGCAAACTAAAATATTAGTTATAAGTTTAGGTAATTAAATGTTTGCCTCCCTAAACAATATGGGCGGCTCCATGAAAGACAATTCAAATATGTTTTTTGTTTATTTTTTAATATTAAGAAAATAATTGATAAAAAGCTTTGTAAACTATAATATTAGTTTTAAGTTTATGTAAAAATAATGAACATTTTAAAAATTTATCAATTATTATTATCTCTAACGCTCACAATATATACATAAACAACAATTATCATGGAAATTAAAGATTTAACGAAGGCAGAGGAACAGATCATGCAAATTGTATGGCAACTGGAAAGTTCATTCGTAAAAGAAGTAATGGATTACTTACCAGAGCCCAAGCCTGCGTACAATACGGTATCTACAATTATTAGAATATTAGAAGTTAAAGGCTTTATTGGACACGAAGCTTATGGAAAAGCTCATAAATATCATCCTTTAATTAGTAGAGAAGAATACAAAAGACATGCAACTGAAAAGTTATTAGGAAATTACTTTGAGAACTCTGTAGAAAGCATGTTCTCTTTCTTTGTGAAGGAAGAGAAATTGGATTTAAGTGATGTGGATGAAATTTTAAAGATGATTAACAAATTTAAAAATAAGCCAAAATGAGTTGGGCACATTATCTCTTGCAGGTAAACATTTACCTAGTTATATTTTATTGTTTTTACAAACTGCTTTTAGATAGAGAAACTTATTTTGTTTTAAATAGGTTATATCTTGTTTTATCAGGGTTATTCTCCTTGGCTATTCCATTTTTAAGATTCGAAATGTTTAGTGAAAAGGCAGTTAGTGATAAACTATACATCAGCGTTAGCGAAATTAATACCATAGTAAGCAATTATGCTATTATGCCGCAAACACAAGAGCAATATGATTGGGGTAGGTTAATTGTTATGATATACATCGTGGGTACGTTTATTTTCTTGCTTCACTTTGCCTATCAACTATTTGCAATTAACCAGCTTTTTGGCAAAACAGATTCAAATTCGGCATTTTCGTTTTTGAATAGAAAATCTGTTGCCGAAAATTTACCAGAAAGAGCTACTGTAGACTTGCATGAAGATATTCACGTAAAACAATTTCACACGCTAGATGTAATTTTCTTTGAGGTATTAGGAATATTAACTTGGTTTAATCCGATTATTTATCTATATAAAAAATCTATTAAAAACATTCATGAATACCTAGCAGACGAGGCAGCAGCAAAGTTTCAGGGAGATAAAGAGACCTATGCATTGTTATTGTTAAGCCATGCTTTCGGGGTAAAACCCAATAGTTTAACCAATGGTTTTCTAACAAAATCAATGATTAAAAAGAGGATTTTCATGTTGCATAAACAACGTTCTAAAAAAGCAGCAATTTTAAAATATGGCTTGTTCGTTCCTCTATTTGCAATTACTTTAGTTTTATCATCCGCTACCATTCGTAAAAACAATCAAATTCTAGCAGTTGCAGATAAAATACCTCTCAATGAAGCTAATGAAGTTTTTACACAGGTAATAGAACAACCTTTAAGTGTTGTTAATCTTGCACCTAGAACTACAAAACTAGATCAAGTACAGGTTCAAGCAATTGTTGTTAATAACACAGAAACAAAACCTTCAAGTTACAATAGCATAAACGAAAAAGAAACCACTAATTCTTGGAATGCATTTTACAAATATTTAGGAGACGGCATCAAATATCCAACTGAAGCAGTAAAGAAAAAAGTACAGGGAAATACGGTGATAAATTTTTCTGTTAGACGAGGCAAAGCGATGGATATTGTAGTTCAAAACGAACTTGGATCAGGATGCGACGAAGAGGTAATTGAACAAATCACAAACTATGATGATTTCTTTCAGAAAGATGGCGACTATAGCTTAAAAGTAACATTCAAACTTGAAGGTTCTGATGCTCAAATGAAAAACGAAAATGTATCTACTGATGCCGAAAGAACATCAATGTCTAATTTGGTCATTACAGCTTACGCACCAAAAGAAGAGGTAACAGATCAAACTGTTTACAACTTCGTTGCCATGTCTAACCCACCAACTTACCCAGGCGGACTCGCAAAGTTTTATGAGTTTTTAGGTAAAAACATAAGATATCCTCAATTCGCGTCAGATAATGATGTTCAAGGAAAGGTGCTTGTTTCTTTTACGGTTGAGAAAGATGGCTCACTATCAGATATTAAAGTAGAACGAAAACTAGGTTTCGGCACTGATGAAGAAGCTGTTAGAGTTTTAAAAACCAGTAAAAAGTGGTTCCCTGGTATTCAGAATGGCAGGGCTGTTAGGGTTAAGTACAATATTCCCATCAGCTTTGCACTAGACCCAAGTAAGAAAGAGTCAAAATCAGTCTCATTTGCAACAATACGTACAAAAAATTATAACAGTGGAGAATCTCCAATGGTTATTGTTGATGGAGATACTAAAGATGACGACTTCTTAAAAACCATAGACGCCAATACAATTGAAAGCGTAAGTATTGTAAAAGATGCAAATGCAATAGCATTATATGGAAAAGAAGGAAAGAATGGGGTTATCATGGTAACTACCAAAAAACCAAAACAAAAATTAATTACGGCTACCCTAACTAATAGAAATTAAGCTTATGAAAAGGATTATTTACTTTTTGTTGTTAAGCATCTGCTCAACGGTGGTAATAGCACAAGAAAAAAAAGTTGCTAATGGTATAGACTGGGATAAGTTCTACAAATATCTAGGCAGCAATGTTAAGTATCCTGAAAAAGCTAAAATGCTTGATGCCCAAGGGAACAGCGTAATTTTATTAACCGTAACCAATGGAGCTATAAAAAAGTTTACTGTTAATAATGCTAACCCAGAGTTAGGTTTCGATGAAGAAGTGGTAAAAA encodes the following:
- a CDS encoding BlaI/MecI/CopY family transcriptional regulator — its product is MEIKDLTKAEEQIMQIVWQLESSFVKEVMDYLPEPKPAYNTVSTIIRILEVKGFIGHEAYGKAHKYHPLISREEYKRHATEKLLGNYFENSVESMFSFFVKEEKLDLSDVDEILKMINKFKNKPK
- a CDS encoding TonB family protein, translating into MSWAHYLLQVNIYLVIFYCFYKLLLDRETYFVLNRLYLVLSGLFSLAIPFLRFEMFSEKAVSDKLYISVSEINTIVSNYAIMPQTQEQYDWGRLIVMIYIVGTFIFLLHFAYQLFAINQLFGKTDSNSAFSFLNRKSVAENLPERATVDLHEDIHVKQFHTLDVIFFEVLGILTWFNPIIYLYKKSIKNIHEYLADEAAAKFQGDKETYALLLLSHAFGVKPNSLTNGFLTKSMIKKRIFMLHKQRSKKAAILKYGLFVPLFAITLVLSSATIRKNNQILAVADKIPLNEANEVFTQVIEQPLSVVNLAPRTTKLDQVQVQAIVVNNTETKPSSYNSINEKETTNSWNAFYKYLGDGIKYPTEAVKKKVQGNTVINFSVRRGKAMDIVVQNELGSGCDEEVIEQITNYDDFFQKDGDYSLKVTFKLEGSDAQMKNENVSTDAERTSMSNLVITAYAPKEEVTDQTVYNFVAMSNPPTYPGGLAKFYEFLGKNIRYPQFASDNDVQGKVLVSFTVEKDGSLSDIKVERKLGFGTDEEAVRVLKTSKKWFPGIQNGRAVRVKYNIPISFALDPSKKESKSVSFATIRTKNYNSGESPMVIVDGDTKDDDFLKTIDANTIESVSIVKDANAIALYGKEGKNGVIMVTTKKPKQKLITATLTNRN